One Peromyscus leucopus breed LL Stock chromosome 2, UCI_PerLeu_2.1, whole genome shotgun sequence DNA window includes the following coding sequences:
- the Tmem68 gene encoding transmembrane protein 68 isoform X5 encodes MEKIPEGPALIIFYHGAIPIDFYYFMAKIFIHKGRTCRVVADHFVFKIPGFSLLLDVFCALHGPREKCVEILRSGHLLAISPGGVREALLSDETYSIIWGNRKGFAQVAIDAKVPIIPMFTQNIREGFRSLGGTRLFKWLYEKFRYPFAPMYGGFPVKLRTFLGDPIPYDPKITAEELAEKTKNAVQALIDKHQRIPGNIRSALLERFHREQKAN; translated from the exons ATGGAAAAGATACCAGAAGGACCAGCACTTATAATTTTTTATCATGGAGCTATTCCCATAGACTTTTACTACTTCATGGCTAAAATTTTCATCCACAAAGGCAGAACTTGCCGAGTAGTAGCTGACCACTTTGTCTTTAAAATCCCAG GGTTCAGTTTGTTACTAGACGTATTTTGTGCTCTTCATGGACCACGAGAAAAATGTGTTGAAATCCTGAGGAGCGGACACTTGCTAGCTATTTCACCAGGTGGAGTCCGAGAAGCCTTACTTAGTGACGAAACCTACAGCATCATATGGGGTAATCGTAAAGGCTTTGCTCAGGTTGCAATTGATGCGAAAGTG cCCATTATTCCTATGTTTACACAAAATATTCGAGAAGGATTTAGATCACTTGGAGGAACAA GATTATTTAAGTGGCTTTATGAAAAATTCCGCTATCCATTTGCTCCAATGTATGGAGGTTTTCCTGTAAAGCTGCGGACCTTCTTAGGAGATCCCATTCCATATGACCCAAAGATAACAGCAGAAGAATTAGCTGAAAAg acCAAGAATGCTGTTCAAGCTTTGATTGACAAGCACCAAAGGATACCAGGGAACATTAGGAGTGCTCTGCTGGAACGCTTTCATAGAGAGCAGAAGGCTAATTAG
- the Tmem68 gene encoding transmembrane protein 68 isoform X4, which translates to MHSPHGVRVHILKLEARYLCNFCVEINIDGNEERDRIWDFHLKKMIENNQTCVAGQNSVPYMTCLVHVLEEWLGVEQLEDYLNFANHLLWVFTPLILLILPYFTIFLLYLTIIFLHIYKRKNMLKEAYSHNLWDGARKTVATLWDGHAAVWHGYEVHGMEKIPEGPALIIFYHGAIPIDFYYFMAKIFIHKGRTCRVVADHFVFKIPGFSLLLDVFCALHGPREKCVEILRSGHLLAISPGGVREALLSDETYSIIWGNRKGFAQVAIDAKVPIIPMFTQNIREGFRSLGGTRLFKWLYEKFRYPFAPMYGGFPVKLRTFLGDPIPYDPKITAEELAEKTKNAVQALIDKHQRIPGNIRSALLERFHREQKAN; encoded by the exons AGTACATATATTGAAGCTAGAGGCAAGATATTTGTGTAATTTCTG TGTTGAAATTAATATAGATGGcaatgaagaaagagacagaatttGGGATTTTCAtctaaagaaaatgatagagaacaACCAAACCTGTGTTGCAGGACAGAACTCTGTGCCCTACATGACTTGTCTGGTTCACGTGCTTGAGGAATGGTTGGGTGTGGAGCAGCTGGAGGACTACTTGAATTTTGCAAACCATCTCCTGTGGGTTTTTACCCCACTGATCCTTTTAATACTTCCGTACTTTACGATCTTTCTTCTCTACCTTACTATTATTTTCCTCCATATCTATAAGAGGAAGAATATGTTAAAAGAAGCCTACTCTCATAACTTATGGGATGGTGCGAGGAAAACAGTGGCAACTCTGTGGGATGGACATGCAGCCGTTTGGCATG GTTATGAAGTTCATGGGATGGAAAAGATACCAGAAGGACCAGCACTTATAATTTTTTATCATGGAGCTATTCCCATAGACTTTTACTACTTCATGGCTAAAATTTTCATCCACAAAGGCAGAACTTGCCGAGTAGTAGCTGACCACTTTGTCTTTAAAATCCCAG GGTTCAGTTTGTTACTAGACGTATTTTGTGCTCTTCATGGACCACGAGAAAAATGTGTTGAAATCCTGAGGAGCGGACACTTGCTAGCTATTTCACCAGGTGGAGTCCGAGAAGCCTTACTTAGTGACGAAACCTACAGCATCATATGGGGTAATCGTAAAGGCTTTGCTCAGGTTGCAATTGATGCGAAAGTG cCCATTATTCCTATGTTTACACAAAATATTCGAGAAGGATTTAGATCACTTGGAGGAACAA GATTATTTAAGTGGCTTTATGAAAAATTCCGCTATCCATTTGCTCCAATGTATGGAGGTTTTCCTGTAAAGCTGCGGACCTTCTTAGGAGATCCCATTCCATATGACCCAAAGATAACAGCAGAAGAATTAGCTGAAAAg acCAAGAATGCTGTTCAAGCTTTGATTGACAAGCACCAAAGGATACCAGGGAACATTAGGAGTGCTCTGCTGGAACGCTTTCATAGAGAGCAGAAGGCTAATTAG